In one Desulfobacterales bacterium genomic region, the following are encoded:
- a CDS encoding cyclic nucleotide-binding domain-containing protein, which yields MKQNLNSHISIAEQIIDGSLIIKTVAEFKSILKIFPDDPALQKVFSDLLIKQKHQDEAAKSYAKAAQLFSEAGKFLQVIDCKLLQWRIKPPTPKEAKQFHANLQESNINESPLKTFFQRLSYQELMTLIPKLVHQRLAPGKLIKKTGDSENNLYLVVSGELKETVFRPLRKKKDTLYRKQVSTITKNQFFGDLYPFKDENTSRSFVETASRTELLRISKPNLIKICKKYPNIEMRLLDLYHVRSKSADKGDTSDKVRKIGRHQLPLKINLHIFTNANQHEPLILDCYSRDISVDGLCVILDGKYKSISSIYKNVKSAKIELSLPKEELTMKVSGTIVWSREFNWKKRKIVALGFQFKDMSPKFRGMFFMMADSICHS from the coding sequence ATGAAACAAAACCTTAATAGTCACATCAGCATAGCCGAGCAAATTATTGACGGCTCGCTAATTATTAAAACCGTTGCGGAATTTAAGAGCATTCTTAAAATTTTCCCCGATGATCCCGCCTTGCAGAAGGTTTTTTCCGATCTGCTCATCAAACAAAAACACCAGGACGAGGCTGCCAAATCATACGCCAAAGCCGCCCAGTTGTTCAGCGAAGCCGGAAAATTCTTGCAGGTCATCGATTGTAAATTGTTGCAATGGAGAATTAAACCCCCGACGCCAAAGGAAGCAAAGCAGTTTCATGCCAATTTGCAAGAAAGCAATATTAATGAATCTCCATTAAAAACATTTTTTCAGCGATTGTCCTATCAGGAATTAATGACCCTGATTCCCAAACTGGTGCACCAGCGGCTGGCTCCGGGAAAGCTGATTAAAAAAACCGGTGACAGCGAAAATAATCTTTACCTGGTGGTTTCCGGCGAGCTTAAGGAAACTGTTTTTCGCCCCTTGCGAAAAAAGAAAGATACGCTCTATCGCAAACAGGTGTCCACCATAACCAAGAATCAGTTTTTCGGTGACCTCTATCCATTTAAGGATGAAAACACGTCGCGGTCCTTTGTTGAGACAGCCAGCCGCACTGAGCTGCTTCGAATTTCAAAACCCAATCTCATCAAAATTTGTAAAAAATATCCCAATATCGAGATGCGCTTGCTCGATTTATATCACGTACGCAGTAAATCCGCTGATAAGGGTGATACCTCCGATAAGGTTCGCAAGATCGGAAGACATCAGCTGCCACTTAAAATTAATCTGCATATATTTACCAATGCCAATCAACACGAGCCGCTGATCCTGGATTGTTATTCCCGGGATATATCCGTTGACGGATTGTGTGTCATTTTGGACGGAAAATATAAAAGCATCTCATCAATTTATAAAAATGTTAAATCAGCTAAAATTGAATTGAGCCTGCCCAAAGAAGAGCTCACCATGAAGGTGTCAGGCACGATTGTCTGGAGCCGGGAGTTTAACTGGAAGAAGCGAAAAATCGTGGCCCTTGGATTTCAGTTTAAGGATATGTCACCGAAATTCCGGGGGATGTTTTTTATGATGGCTGATAGTATCTGTCACAGCTAA